The sequence GCATCGGCGTCAAAGGCACCGGCCTGCAGCCGGGTGCACATGTTGAGGCCCGCCTTGCTGACCTTGTAGCTCTGCCACGTGCCGCCGCTGGTATTGGCAATGGAGCCTAGCTGCGAGGTGATGTTAAGGAGCCGTGCCGGGGGATGCGGCGCGCGGCGCAGCAGGTCGGCAAACGCTTGTGCCATCAGGTGCGGGCCTACGGTGTTCACCTGCAGGGTGTGGGTCATGCGCTCGAACGTAACGTCGCCAAATCCATCATCGGAAGCGCCCCCATCGACGCCCGCGTTGTTAATCAGAAGGTCCAGCCCATCTACCGTGGCCGCCACCGTCGCGCGGGCCGCGTCGATCTGCGCCGGATCGGTCACGTCCAGCGGGAGCAGGTCGATGGTCGCCGGAAGCGAAGCAACCGCCGCCTGCAGGTCGTGCGCCGACTCGGGCGATCGGCACGCCGCAAACAGATGGTCGACGTGTGGTGCGAGTGCATGCACGAGCGCGTAGCCAACCCCGCGGTTGGCGCCGGTGATAAGAGCGGTAGCGAAAGAAGCAGGCATGGAGCGTGGAGCCAGGGGAAAAGAGCAAGCGGTCAGTCGTCAGTCGCCGGTGAAAGATGCGCCAGTTGGTGGGACGATTGCAAGAGGCGCGAGCTGCGCTGCCCGTACCGCACGCGAAGGGGCCGGTGGCGCCCGTCAACACCCGGCGGAGTAATGTAGCGGGCCGCGGGCAGGGTGAGCGTCTGCCCCACGAAGGGCGTAACCGACGTGTCGGCGTCCGATGCCGGCCGAAGCGCCGCCCGCTCCACCTGATACCGCCGGGCCAGGTGCCCAAGCGTTTCGCCCGTGTCTAACGTGTGGGTCCTTGGGGCATCACGCACTTCCTTCGGCAACTGCTGGTAGTGTTGGGCAAACTGTTCGTACGTGCCATACGGCAGGCGAAGATAGTACGCCTCGCGCACGGGCGGCAGGTAGTCGCCGCGCAGCTCCGGGTTCAGGGCGCGCACCTGCTCGGTGGGAATGTTGGCCAAGTGCGCAAGCACCTGCACGGGCAGCGACGTGCGCAGCGGGACATAATCGAAAGCATAGGCCGGACCTGCCGAGATGCGCGT comes from Salisaeta longa DSM 21114 and encodes:
- a CDS encoding SDR family oxidoreductase; translation: MPASFATALITGANRGVGYALVHALAPHVDHLFAACRSPESAHDLQAAVASLPATIDLLPLDVTDPAQIDAARATVAATVDGLDLLINNAGVDGGASDDGFGDVTFERMTHTLQVNTVGPHLMAQAFADLLRRAPHPPARLLNITSQLGSIANTSGGTWQSYKVSKAGLNMCTRLQAGAFDADAVIVASVHPGWVQTDMGGPNAHLTPEASAQGIVAVAQALTPDDSGRFLTHDGETLPW